The genomic stretch TAAGCGCGGCGGCTATGCTCGGCACCGTTGCGGTACGCTTCAAAGCCGCCGCAGAAGGTGCGTCGCTTGCGGGGAGCTGGAGCGGCGAGGTGGCGGCGGAGCGAGGTAGTTTGCGAGCGGAAAGAGAGGCGGAGCGGCGGAGCGTAGGGGCGAGCGGGAGCAGGCATGCTGGCGATAGTGAGCAAGCGGATGGAGCGGCTGAGCGCGGGAGCGAAGTGGCGAGCGGTAGTCCGCTTGCGCCGCGGCGGAGACGATGGCCCGCGTTCCATCGCGCGGCCGCAGGCACGGGCTTCGCGCTCGCGATCATGGCGGCGGCGCTCTTTGTCGCCGAGCGAGCGCTGAGCGCCGCGCTTGGCGGGCTGCCGCCTAGGGCGGCAGCAGCTGCGCTTGCGCTGACGTGCGTTGCCGTCGGCGCTTGCGCCTTCGGCGCCGCGGCTTTGCGCGGCGGCGCTGTAAGCGCGCGCGAATTGCGCGCGCTGCCGGGCGGCGGCGTACTGGCCGCCCGCTTGCGGCGCTGGCGGCTTATTCCGCCAGCGAAGGACGAGAGCTAACCGGATGACCTCGGTTAGCTCTCGTCACAGCAGCATAGCTCATATGCTGTGGCTGATGCTTATTGTGCCGAGTTAACTCCATAGATTTGACAGAATTAAGCGGATAATCAGCTTGATTCCACTAACCTTAATCAGCGTTTTGAAGACTATTGAATCTTCTTGCTATAGTGAATAATAATTCGTAATATTGCATATCGATTTTCCATGAGTTTTCGAGACATGAAACGGTTGACCTCTGCTGAGAGACCGCGTAGCTCGCAACCCCTTCTCTCAGAGATGCTTGCTTATGCCCCTTGGGCAAGCAATAAAAAGTAATGTACTTAGTGCAACAGAAAGCATAAGATCCAGTGATTTCCGTGGCTGCATTGCACAAAATACAGTGGTTTTATCCAATTTCGGCCTATTTAACGTGCAATCGGGCAATTCTATTGCAGAAAGTACAGCGAACGATTATTGAAATTTTTTTATAGTCTGCTTGATTGCATAAAGTGCAATGTATGTGTCACGAATAGGCCATGCCAACCACATTTCATCATTTTAGGTCGAGAGGCAAGGCTCTATCCGACATACGGAGCTATCCTGATGCATTTTTATTCATTATTATTCAAAGTTCTGCAACCCATCACGTTTCAGAAGGCGGTCTGCAGGGTTAAGCTGTAATAAGGCTCAGTTTGTGCTGCAGGTGGAACGTTTGTTTACGCAAATAAAGTAATATTTTTGGGCGGCGATATTGAAATTATGGTTGAATTGGTTCATGATTACTTTCTGTGGTTGGTGAGCTAGTCTGGCTACTTTAGACTAGATAGAGGGATTTTCTCTATTTTTGGGGATTGATGTCTATAGCAGCCACAGCCAGACGCATCCTGACTCTAAGCGCATGCGCCATGTCTGCCAAATCAAGCAATGCCTATAAAACAGATGAACTTTTTTAGGAGGCTTACTAAGCATGTCTATCCCGCAAATTACAGTCGTTGGACTTGGTTCGGGTGATCCTGATCAATTGACGCTAGGTGTTTGGCGCAGACTGCAGGCTGCGGAGCGTGTGTTTGTTCGCACTGCGCAGCATCCTGCGATGTCTATGCTCAATGAGAATGGAATTGCCTACACTTCCTTCGATACGCTATATGAGCAGCATGACTCTTTCCCTGATGTCTACAAAGCGATCGCGGAAACGTTAATAGCTGAGGCCGCAAGCCAAAGCTCCAGCTCGCTAATCTATGCTGTGCCGGGTCACCCGATGGTGGCTGAACGTACCGTCCAGCTGCTTCGCGAGCAATGCCAGGAAGCGGGCATTGAGCTGCAAATTGTCGGCGGAGAAAGCTTCCTTGATCAAGCCTTTGTCAGTCTTGGCATCGATCCAATTGAGGGTTTTGCGCTGCTCGATGCGGCAGAGCTGCAGCCATCGCTCCTACAGCCGCAGTTGCATACGTTGATTGGACAAGTGTATGATGCATTCACAGCCTCTGATGTGAAGCTTGCGCTTATGGAGCGTTATCCCGATGATTACGAAGTCGTTGTAGGCCATTCGCTAGGCGTTGCTTCTGATCAGCAGATTATACGTGTTCCGCTGTACGAGCTTGATCGTACGCCAGGCTATAGCAATCTATCGTTGATTTGGGTGCCGCGCTCGGATGATGCCGCGCTGCGCAACCGTTCCTTTGAGCGGCTGCATGAGATTGTTTCGATATTGCGCAGTCCCGAGGGCTGTCCGTGGGATCGTGAGCAGACGCATCAGTCTATTCGCAAAAATTTCATCGAAGAGCTCTATGAGGCGCTAGAGGCGATCGACAATGATGATCCTGACGGCATGCAAGAAGAATTTGGGGATGTTATCCTCCAAGTGATGCTGCATAGCCAGATGGAAGAAGAGACGGGCGCATTTTCTGTTTATGATGTGATACAATCACTAAACGAGAAACTTATTTTCCGCCATCCGCATGTATTTGGAGAGCTGGATGCTGCCGGCAATTCGGAAGAGGCGCTAGGCAACTGGGAGCAGCAGAAGGCAGAGGAGAAGCGGCTGAAAGGGACCGATGCCAATCGCCAATCGGTACTGGACGGCATACCGCCAGATTTGCCAGCACTTATGAAAGCTTATAAGCTGCAGAAAAAAGCGGCTAAGGTAGGCTTTGACTGGGATGAGCTTGGCCCAGTGCTGGATAAGATCGAGGAGGAGCTTGCAGAGCTGCGTGAAGCGGTAGCGTCACAATCTGCAGAGGAGCAAGCCGCGGAGCTTGGGGATTTACTGTTTGCGGTCGTCAATGCCTCTCGCTTCATCCATGCCGATCCTGAGGAGGCGCTTTCGCGTACGAACAAAAAATTCCGCAGTAGATTCGCGTATATTGAGGAACAGCTTCGTATAAGCGGCAAGCAATTTGACCAAACTGATTTAACAGAAATGGATCGTTGGTGGGAAGAGGCTAAACGTCAATAATCAGGGCTGTTTCGTCATGAATCGCCTTATTTCTGCACCAAACGCAAAATTATTTCGAAGTAGCGGCAGGATTTATTTGCTAGAAGGCAGAATAAGTATTCTTCGTGAGAGTAAGTACTTAGAGTCAAGGCGGCGCCGCAAGCGTCGACCACAAAAAATAATGGTAAAGACATAGGAGGATTTTATAATGAACAAAACAGATCTAATCAACAACATTGCAGAAAAAAGCGGTTTGACTAAACGTGACGTAGAAGCAGTACTTAACGGCTTCTTGGGCGAAGTAACAGATGCACTTGCTGGTGGAGATAAAGTACAATTGATCGGCTTCGGTACTTTCGAAACTCGTAAACGTGCTGGACGCACTGGACGCAACCCGCAAACAGGCGCTCCAATCGAAATTTCGGAAGCAAAAGTTCCTGCATTCAAAGCAGGCAACAAGTTGAAAGAAGCTATCCAATAATCTATGAGATTAGATAAATTTCTTAAGGTATCACGACTGATCAAACGCCGTACCGTTGCGAAGGATGTATCCGAGCAAGGGCGCGTATGGATCAACGGCCGCGAAGCGAAAGCAAGCAGCGCCGTAAAGGTCGGTGATGAGCTCCAAATCCAATACGGTCAAAAAATCGTAACCGTACGCGTTGAGCGAATTGCGGAGACGACCCGTAAGGATGAAGCCGGAGAGCTGTATACCTTGGTGAAAGAAGAACAACGCCAGCGCGAGAACACGCTCGACTGGGAACAACAGCAATAACAACAGGGCTGTCTACAAGGATCATACTTGTAGGCAGTCTTTTTTTTGTGTCTGGAAGTGAAAGAAGTAGGTTCTAATTCTCCGCTATGCCCCATAAGCTAGTCTTAACCTATAAGAAGATTAAGCCTCGTGCTTATGCCTTCTTATATTTGAACGCGAAACGTATGCTGCGCCGCCATAGGGTGGCGGTGGCCGCTACGCCTAGACATGCTAATGAAGCGGAGGACGAGTCTATGGTTGACCAGGGCAAGGGGCAGAAGCATCAAGAAGTGAAAATGCTGAATCGCAAGCTGCTGGAGCTTACCGGCGTAGTGAACGTAGAGAGCTTCGACAGCGAGGAGTTTTTACTGGAGACAGAGCTTGGCTACTTGGCGGTTAAGGGCCAAAATTTGCATATGAAGCATCTTAGCCTCGAACAAGGTTTGGTATCTATCGAGGGGCTCGTCCATTCGCTCGCCTATATGGATGGGAGCAATACCTCTGCAAAATCAAAAGGGTTGTTTGGGAAGCTGTTTAAGTGACGCTTAGTATGCAATGGTTGACGATGGCAGCCATGCTGTTATCCGGACTTGGCATGGGAATCGTATTCGACGGCTATCGCGTCGTATCGAATGAGCTCAAGTTCCCGCGCTGGTGGCTGCCGGTGCTTGACGTTATCTATTGGATGGCGGCGGCACTAGTCGTCTTTCGGGTGCTGTACGCTAGCAATAATGGCGAGGTGCGGGCGTACGTTTTTATCGGACTAGCTATCGGTATCGTAATCTATTATTTTGTTTTAAGCAGAGTGGTCATTGTCATCGTAAAATGGATCATAGGAGCGGTGCGGAAGCTCATTTTGATTTTGTTGAAATGTGTGGAAATTTTAGTGATAAAGCCGATATTGCTGCTCTATAAGCTAGTCATGCTCATCTTTGCATTTGGGTCTGCGTTCACTATTTTCGTCTTGAAAATTGTGTTACAATTGGTTCGTCCATTTTGGAAGTTATTTGTTTGGATGGTGCGACCTGCTGTACGGCCTTTGTGGCGCTGGCTGTCGTCTTACATAACCAAATGGCAAATAACGGGCAAAATACAAAGATTTGGACTAATAATTGCTCGCTTTTGGAGTAAATGGTTTAGGAGGTAACACCGCTAATGGCAGCAGCAGCTATAAATAAAACTTCGGGGAATGCGGGCACAAAACGCCGGTTCAAACTGTGGATGATGTTCATCGTGCTATTTATGGGTTGGGCGGGGTATACGCTTTTTGGCCAAATGCAACAGAAAAACATCACGGGCGATAAGCTGGCTTTGATTCAAGAAAAGCTAGATGTTTCAGCCAAGGAGACTGCTGAGCTTAAACGTCAAATTGAACGATTAAACGACCCAGAATATATCGAACAGCTAGCAACAAAAGAGCAAGGGATGGTAAAGAACGGCGAGCAACAAATTTTTAGTGACTAAAATAGGGCGCGAAATCGGGTGAACGTCTGTTGACCTGACTTGAACGGTTCGGTTATAATCACGTTAATAGCGTTTTCGCAAAACTTTTAGCATATGCTTATGAATTCAGTTTTGCTTCGCATAACTTTTAGGGAGGAACATTTTATTTTATGGCAATTGAAGTGGGCGCTAAGTTAGAAGGAAAAGTGACAGGCATTACGCATTTTGGGGCATTTGTCGACTTGTCGGGAGGTGTCACGGGTCTTGTTCACATTTCGGAAATTGCTGATAATTACGTCAAAGACGTGAAGGATCACCTGAAAATCGACGATGTCGTGAAAGTTAAAGTGATCAACGTGGACAAAGACGGAAAGATCGGACTTTCCATTAAGCAAGCCATTGACCGGCCAGAGGGCCAACCAGCGCCACAACAACGCGAGCGTCATAGCGGAGGCAGCGGTGGAAGCACTGGCGGCGGTAGTGGTGGTGGTGGCGAACGTTTCAACCGCGGTGGTGGCGGTGGTGGTGGCGGACGTCCCTTCAACAAGCAATCGGCTGGCAGACCGGCATACGGTAAACCGTCATTCGAGGATAAAGTGTCACGTTTCCTGAAAGACAGCGAAGAGCGCATCTCCTCTTTGAAGAAGAATACGGAGGGCAAACGCGGCGGACGCGGTGCCAAGCGAGTATAAGCTGAATCGTCATAACCTTATATAAGGAGCAGAACCTACCCGGTTCTGCTCCTTTTTTGCATTTCTTGCGACGCTAACCTGACACTCTGACCTACCGCCTGCTGTCGAAGAAGGACGCTAAGCCTACGAAATGCTGATGAATGAAAGGACGGCGGATGGAAGGGCACGGTCAATGTCGTATGGGTGCAGGCAGAAACGGTCCGAAAAAATACTTTTCTCTCATCCTCTGTTAATCCCGACAGGTTATAACGTCCATTCGCCATCGTATGGAAAAAATAGAGCACATATTTTGTTGTCGGAGTTTTGGATTCTGCTCATGCTAAGAGCGGTCAATCCTTTACGGGGCATAACTTTGACACGGTGCTGACAATGAGCGCAGTGTCAATTCTTTTTGTCGGAAAAAATTTACAAATGAATTACGTTAACTGACAAACTTTATACGGACAACCTCCTATAATGAAAAACACATTACAATCGGAATGGTGGTGTCTGATCATGGAAAAGGAAAACGTAGTTGTGCTTCCCGGTATGAAACGGACAGGTTTGGCTAGGGCGTTTGTACAGAAAGGCCGGGACTTTATCGCGTCGCGTCGTTTCATTCAGATCATTTTAGCAAAAAAATGGACCTTCCTCCTTGTAAGCGTAGCCTTTCTTCTAGGTAGAGCTGTGATCCTTGAATCGCTTATGCCGTTCGCTATTGCCTATTTCGCCGTCATTTATTTTATGAGAAGGGATATTTATCTTTGGGTCGCTGTATCGTTGGTTGCTGGCAGCTGGCTGGCCGCTGATCCTGCACCAATGTGGATCGCCATGGAGATAGCGATATTGTTTCTATTCGTGAAGGGACTCGAAGCTTATGAACGAGCGGAGCTGTCATCGGCACCGATTCTCGTATTTGCTTCAACGTTATTAGTGCAGATGTTCAGCGTATTCATTGGAGATGCGCTCAGCTGGTACAATTTTATGCTCGTAGTTGTAGAGGCTGCGCTCGGGTTTGTCCTTACGCTTGTCTTCATACAAGCGATACCGGTGCTTACCATGACGAAAAAATCGGCGACACTCAAAAACGAAGAAATCATTTGTTTAATGATTTTGCTTGCTTCTGTCATGACGGGTGCGGTGGGGTGGGTGTTCTATGGCATGTCCGCAGAGCATGTCATGTCTCGATATATGCTGCTGCTATTTGCACTCGCTGGCGGTGCACCGCTTGGCGCTTCGGTCGGTGTTGTTGCAGGACTCGTTCTAAGCTTGGCTGATTTTGGTGCAGTCGTACAAATGAGCTTACTCGCATTTGCGGGCTTGCTGGCTGGCCTGCTGCGTGAAGGCGGCAAAATGGCAGCGGCATTTGGAATGTTGCTTGGAACATCGATTTTATCCATATATGTAGGAAACCAGGCGGATGTTATGAGCTCAACCTGGGAATCAGTGGCAGCAGCGATCATGCTTATGCTGACGCCGCGCAGCATGATCCGAACGATATCGCGGTACGTGCCAGGCACGAATGAGCACGCCAAATCGCAGCATGAGTATGCGAAGCGTGTACGCGAGGTCACAGCAGATCGCGTGTCGCAATATTCAGAGGTGTTCCGCCAGCTGTCGCGCAGCTTTGGCCAGCTTAACAATAACGCAACCAAGCTTAATAAGGAGGAGGAGATTAGTCATTTCATGAATGCAGTTGCCGAGCGCAGCTGCGCAAGCTGTCACCGCCAAAATGTGTGCTGGGAGGATAAATTTTTTCATACGTACAAAATGATGACCGATATGATGTCGTCTGTGGAGGAGGATCGTGTACCATCAGCAAAGGAAATTCCCCGTGCTTGGTCGACGCATTGTGTTAAATCTGCGCAGGTGCTGGGTGAGATGTCACAGCAATACGAGCTATATCAAAATAATATGCATTGGAAGAAGCAAATATTCGACTCTCGCGGACTTGTTGCAGAGCAATTGCAGGGTGTATCGCAGGTGATGGAGGACTTGGCTAAGGAGATTAAACGGGAAGGCCAGACGCTGCATTTGCAAGAGGAGCAAATAAGAGAGGCGGTGGAGGGACTAGGATTATCTGTTCAAGGTATAGATATTGTGAATTTGGAGGAGGGAAATGTAGATATTGAAGTGTATCATGCCTTCGGCCAGGGATATGATGAGTGCCGCAAAATTATTGCACCGCTGCTGAGTGATATTTTGGGAGAGCATATCGCAGTTAAATCAGAGCGCCTGCCAGGAAGGAGCGGAGAGCCGACGCTTGTGTCCTTTGGCTCAGCTAAACAATATGAGATCGAGACTGGCATTGCCGGAGCAGCCAAGGGGGGGGATTTGCTCTCGGGAGACAGCTTTAGCATGATTGAGCTGGGCAATGGTAAATTCGCAGTAGCTATTAGTGACGGTATGGGCAATGGCGAACGGGCTCGTCAGGAAAGCAGTGCGGCATTATCAATTTTGCAGCAGCTGCTGCAGTCTGGGATGGACGAGCGACTAGCGGTGAAATCAGTCAACTCCGTGCTCCTATTGCGATCATCCGATGAAGTATTCGCTACCGTTGATCTGGCGATCGTTGATTTGTATACGGCGCAGACGACGTTCATGAAGATAGGCTCTACCCCGAGTTTTATTAAAAGAGGAAATGAGGTTATTCCTATAACAGCAAACAATTTGCCAATTGGAATCATTCAGGATATTGATGTTGATTTTGTATCTATGCAGATGCAGTCGGGGGATACGCTCGTTATGATGAGTGACGGTATTTATGATGCGCCAGGGCTCGCCGTTAATAAGGAGCTTTGGATGAAACGGATCATTAGCGAGCTGGAGACGGAGGATCCGCAGGAAATGGCGGATGCGCTGCTTGAGAAGGTGGTGCGTCATCATAATGGAGAAATCATTGACGATATGACGGTGCTTGTTGCGCGCATTGATAAACATTTGCCGGAATGGGCGTCCTTCCGCTTTCCTGGTG from Paenibacillus sp. FSL H8-0548 encodes the following:
- a CDS encoding septum formation initiator family protein, with translation MAAAAINKTSGNAGTKRRFKLWMMFIVLFMGWAGYTLFGQMQQKNITGDKLALIQEKLDVSAKETAELKRQIERLNDPEYIEQLATKEQGMVKNGEQQIFSD
- a CDS encoding S1 domain-containing RNA-binding protein, whose amino-acid sequence is MAIEVGAKLEGKVTGITHFGAFVDLSGGVTGLVHISEIADNYVKDVKDHLKIDDVVKVKVINVDKDGKIGLSIKQAIDRPEGQPAPQQRERHSGGSGGSTGGGSGGGGERFNRGGGGGGGGRPFNKQSAGRPAYGKPSFEDKVSRFLKDSEERISSLKKNTEGKRGGRGAKRV
- the yabP gene encoding sporulation protein YabP, yielding MVDQGKGQKHQEVKMLNRKLLELTGVVNVESFDSEEFLLETELGYLAVKGQNLHMKHLSLEQGLVSIEGLVHSLAYMDGSNTSAKSKGLFGKLFK
- the yabQ gene encoding spore cortex biosynthesis protein YabQ, whose protein sequence is MTLSMQWLTMAAMLLSGLGMGIVFDGYRVVSNELKFPRWWLPVLDVIYWMAAALVVFRVLYASNNGEVRAYVFIGLAIGIVIYYFVLSRVVIVIVKWIIGAVRKLILILLKCVEILVIKPILLLYKLVMLIFAFGSAFTIFVLKIVLQLVRPFWKLFVWMVRPAVRPLWRWLSSYITKWQITGKIQRFGLIIARFWSKWFRR
- the mazG gene encoding nucleoside triphosphate pyrophosphohydrolase codes for the protein MSIPQITVVGLGSGDPDQLTLGVWRRLQAAERVFVRTAQHPAMSMLNENGIAYTSFDTLYEQHDSFPDVYKAIAETLIAEAASQSSSSLIYAVPGHPMVAERTVQLLREQCQEAGIELQIVGGESFLDQAFVSLGIDPIEGFALLDAAELQPSLLQPQLHTLIGQVYDAFTASDVKLALMERYPDDYEVVVGHSLGVASDQQIIRVPLYELDRTPGYSNLSLIWVPRSDDAALRNRSFERLHEIVSILRSPEGCPWDREQTHQSIRKNFIEELYEALEAIDNDDPDGMQEEFGDVILQVMLHSQMEEETGAFSVYDVIQSLNEKLIFRHPHVFGELDAAGNSEEALGNWEQQKAEEKRLKGTDANRQSVLDGIPPDLPALMKAYKLQKKAAKVGFDWDELGPVLDKIEEELAELREAVASQSAEEQAAELGDLLFAVVNASRFIHADPEEALSRTNKKFRSRFAYIEEQLRISGKQFDQTDLTEMDRWWEEAKRQ
- a CDS encoding RNA-binding S4 domain-containing protein, translated to MRLDKFLKVSRLIKRRTVAKDVSEQGRVWINGREAKASSAVKVGDELQIQYGQKIVTVRVERIAETTRKDEAGELYTLVKEEQRQRENTLDWEQQQ
- the spoIIE gene encoding stage II sporulation protein E, whose amino-acid sequence is MEKENVVVLPGMKRTGLARAFVQKGRDFIASRRFIQIILAKKWTFLLVSVAFLLGRAVILESLMPFAIAYFAVIYFMRRDIYLWVAVSLVAGSWLAADPAPMWIAMEIAILFLFVKGLEAYERAELSSAPILVFASTLLVQMFSVFIGDALSWYNFMLVVVEAALGFVLTLVFIQAIPVLTMTKKSATLKNEEIICLMILLASVMTGAVGWVFYGMSAEHVMSRYMLLLFALAGGAPLGASVGVVAGLVLSLADFGAVVQMSLLAFAGLLAGLLREGGKMAAAFGMLLGTSILSIYVGNQADVMSSTWESVAAAIMLMLTPRSMIRTISRYVPGTNEHAKSQHEYAKRVREVTADRVSQYSEVFRQLSRSFGQLNNNATKLNKEEEISHFMNAVAERSCASCHRQNVCWEDKFFHTYKMMTDMMSSVEEDRVPSAKEIPRAWSTHCVKSAQVLGEMSQQYELYQNNMHWKKQIFDSRGLVAEQLQGVSQVMEDLAKEIKREGQTLHLQEEQIREAVEGLGLSVQGIDIVNLEEGNVDIEVYHAFGQGYDECRKIIAPLLSDILGEHIAVKSERLPGRSGEPTLVSFGSAKQYEIETGIAGAAKGGDLLSGDSFSMIELGNGKFAVAISDGMGNGERARQESSAALSILQQLLQSGMDERLAVKSVNSVLLLRSSDEVFATVDLAIVDLYTAQTTFMKIGSTPSFIKRGNEVIPITANNLPIGIIQDIDVDFVSMQMQSGDTLVMMSDGIYDAPGLAVNKELWMKRIISELETEDPQEMADALLEKVVRHHNGEIIDDMTVLVARIDKHLPEWASFRFPGVTRMDRPRTVS
- a CDS encoding HU family DNA-binding protein, translating into MNKTDLINNIAEKSGLTKRDVEAVLNGFLGEVTDALAGGDKVQLIGFGTFETRKRAGRTGRNPQTGAPIEISEAKVPAFKAGNKLKEAIQ